From a single Azospirillum fermentarium genomic region:
- the proB gene encoding glutamate 5-kinase: MSSGAPTEAASTPVSPETVLPAPALPTLKDARRLVVKIGSALLVDSTSGQIRRAWLDALADDVAAARARGTEVVIVTSGAVAAGREHLGLVGRPLRLEEKQAAAATGQIRLAHAYQETLARHGITVAQVLLTLEDTEERRRHLNGRATIDTLLKLGAIPVINENDTVATAEIRFGDNDRLAARVAQMISADTLVLLSDIDGLYTADPRKDPGAAHIPVVRELTPEIEGMAGEPPPGYSSGGMVTKIAAARIAMSGGCRMVIARGNRLNPLGALETATADGGALCTWFLPASEPSSARKAWIAGHLKAEGVLTVDNGAAVALKQGASLLPAGVVAVDGSFDRGDTVIVRDEEGRELARGISAYGAGEARRILRRKSHEIEAILGYRGRNEMIHRDDLVVR; this comes from the coding sequence ATGAGCAGCGGCGCCCCCACTGAGGCCGCCTCCACCCCGGTTTCCCCCGAAACCGTCCTGCCGGCCCCGGCCCTTCCGACTCTGAAGGACGCCCGGCGGCTGGTGGTCAAGATCGGCTCGGCCCTGCTGGTGGACAGCACCAGCGGCCAGATCCGCCGGGCCTGGCTGGATGCGCTGGCCGACGACGTGGCCGCCGCGCGGGCGCGGGGGACGGAGGTGGTGATCGTCACCTCCGGCGCCGTCGCCGCCGGGCGCGAGCATCTGGGGCTGGTGGGCCGCCCCCTGCGGCTGGAAGAAAAGCAGGCCGCCGCCGCCACCGGCCAGATCCGGCTGGCGCACGCCTATCAGGAAACCCTGGCCCGCCACGGCATCACCGTGGCCCAGGTGCTGCTGACCCTGGAAGACACCGAGGAGCGGCGCCGCCACCTGAACGGCCGCGCCACCATCGACACCCTGCTGAAGCTGGGCGCCATCCCGGTCATCAATGAGAACGACACGGTGGCGACGGCGGAAATCCGCTTCGGCGACAACGACCGGCTGGCGGCGCGGGTGGCGCAGATGATTTCCGCCGACACGCTGGTGCTGCTGTCGGACATCGACGGCCTTTATACCGCCGACCCGCGCAAAGACCCCGGCGCCGCCCACATCCCCGTGGTGCGCGAGCTGACACCCGAAATCGAGGGCATGGCCGGCGAACCGCCGCCCGGTTACAGTTCCGGCGGCATGGTGACCAAGATCGCCGCCGCCCGCATCGCCATGTCCGGCGGCTGCCGCATGGTGATCGCCCGCGGCAACCGGCTGAACCCGCTGGGGGCGCTGGAAACCGCAACCGCCGACGGCGGGGCGCTGTGCACGTGGTTCCTGCCCGCCTCCGAACCCAGCAGCGCGCGCAAGGCGTGGATCGCCGGGCACCTGAAGGCCGAAGGGGTGCTGACCGTGGACAACGGGGCGGCGGTGGCGCTGAAGCAGGGCGCCAGCCTGCTGCCCGCCGGCGTGGTGGCGGTGGACGGCAGCTTCGACCGCGGCGACACCGTGATCGTGCGCGACGAGGAGGGCCGCGAGCTGGCCCGCGGCATCAGCGCCTATGGCGCCGGGGAGGCCCGCCGGATCCTGCGCCGCAAGAGCCACGAGATCGAAGCGATCCTGGGCTACCGTGGCCGGAACGAGATGATCCACCGCGACGATCTGGTGGTGCGGTGA
- a CDS encoding HAD family hydrolase, whose product MAAPLPRPPLQAVLWDIDGTLLDSEVWHQRATIAVCHDCGYPLTEAEYAASLGIAFPEFYARIAARQTLPMDYHTWANAITDRYEARLDEVMPRAGAFALVEEFATRGLRQACVSNGGRRVVTVNLTAMGIRHFEFAVCRDDVLNGKPDPEPYLLAARRMGIDPAACAVIEDSPTGVRAARAAGMLAVAWPQHEGLSFDADHVVSHPNEVDWDSLCAVYEELDRLAAD is encoded by the coding sequence ATGGCCGCTCCCCTTCCCCGCCCCCCGCTGCAGGCCGTGCTGTGGGACATCGACGGCACGCTGCTGGACAGCGAGGTCTGGCACCAGCGCGCCACCATCGCCGTGTGCCACGACTGCGGCTATCCGCTGACGGAGGCGGAATACGCCGCCAGCCTGGGCATCGCCTTCCCGGAATTCTACGCCCGGATTGCGGCGCGCCAGACGCTGCCCATGGATTACCACACCTGGGCCAACGCCATCACCGACCGTTACGAAGCGCGTCTGGACGAGGTGATGCCGCGGGCCGGCGCCTTTGCCCTGGTGGAGGAATTCGCCACCCGCGGGCTGCGTCAGGCGTGCGTGTCCAACGGCGGGCGCCGGGTGGTCACCGTCAACCTGACCGCCATGGGCATCCGCCATTTCGAATTCGCCGTCTGCCGCGACGACGTGCTCAACGGCAAGCCCGACCCAGAGCCGTACCTGCTGGCCGCCCGCCGCATGGGCATCGACCCGGCGGCCTGCGCGGTGATCGAGGACAGCCCCACCGGGGTGCGCGCGGCCCGTGCCGCCGGCATGCTGGCCGTGGCCTGGCCCCAGCACGAGGGCCTGAGCTTCGACGCCGACCACGTGGTGTCCCACCCCAACGAGGTGGATTGGGACAGCCTGTGCGCGGTGTACGAGGAACTGGACCGGCTGGCGGCGGACTGA
- a CDS encoding GerW family sporulation protein translates to MNILNPFIPDPADTLMVTIASEFEKILEKGAVGTPITVGQYTIVPLLITTFGIGVGGGSILGEPAGGGGGGGVIPCGVLVIGPNGVELKPLSPELTAHASDAVVRVVREATSGYSKTRVSTPKTTPVPA, encoded by the coding sequence ATGAACATCCTCAATCCCTTCATCCCCGATCCGGCGGACACCCTGATGGTCACCATCGCCTCCGAGTTCGAAAAGATCTTGGAGAAAGGGGCGGTGGGCACACCGATCACCGTCGGCCAATACACCATCGTGCCGCTGCTGATCACCACCTTCGGCATCGGTGTCGGCGGCGGCTCGATTCTGGGCGAACCGGCGGGCGGCGGCGGGGGCGGCGGGGTGATCCCTTGCGGGGTTCTGGTGATCGGCCCCAATGGCGTCGAGCTTAAGCCGCTGTCGCCCGAATTGACGGCTCACGCCTCCGATGCCGTCGTCCGCGTGGTCCGCGAGGCGACGTCCGGCTATTCCAAAACCCGCGTATCCACCCCCAAAACCACCCCCGTACCAGCCTGA
- a CDS encoding putative periplasmic lipoprotein, whose translation MAKLFSMALAALVLAGCGTVSSVAGLATSAAGTAVSVTADAVETVIP comes from the coding sequence ATGGCGAAGCTTTTTTCGATGGCCCTTGCGGCCCTGGTTCTGGCCGGGTGCGGCACGGTCAGTTCCGTGGCCGGTCTGGCCACCTCGGCTGCCGGCACGGCGGTGTCGGTCACCGCGGATGCGGTGGAGACGGTGATACCGTAG
- a CDS encoding diguanylate cyclase domain-containing protein yields the protein MAAVPELRFDALCRTARVLFAVPAVTVHRTDGGGRWASLDDGAWAAVTAPGVWPDDPVVTEDGVGHPPVRFFACVPFGRCGTGRLCLYDIRPRRLDAHGRAALDDLAALAGQSLDLFRDACAAAGREADFRLLAETSTDTIVRGDLDGVRLYISPSVRTLLGYEPEELIGRRAAELVHPDDAPPFSAMMRRVRAGDLDIGVTEMRQRHKDGSWVWMEASVRLTHDPLSGEANGYVASVRGVAERKRTEARLEHLASHDPLTGLPNRALLARRLEEAIAGARDGRQPFALLCMDLDRFKPVNDTHGHQAGDAVLREVAARLRAVTRPSDTVARLGGDEFAVIHPIKASPAEAAAVAERLIQAVAQPFRVGDAPVSIGLSIGIVCAPVGGLDPGALLSAADRALYDAKTVGRSTYRFAGSRQP from the coding sequence ATGGCGGCGGTCCCGGAGCTTCGGTTCGATGCCCTGTGCCGCACCGCGCGCGTCCTGTTCGCCGTTCCCGCCGTCACCGTCCACCGGACCGATGGGGGCGGGCGGTGGGCCAGCCTGGACGATGGCGCGTGGGCGGCGGTCACGGCCCCCGGCGTCTGGCCCGACGATCCCGTGGTGACCGAGGATGGGGTGGGGCACCCGCCGGTCCGCTTCTTCGCCTGCGTTCCCTTCGGGCGCTGCGGCACCGGGCGGCTGTGCCTGTACGATATCCGGCCCCGCCGCCTCGATGCCCACGGCCGGGCCGCCCTGGACGATCTGGCAGCCCTGGCGGGGCAGTCCCTGGACCTGTTCCGTGACGCCTGCGCCGCTGCGGGGCGGGAGGCGGATTTCCGCCTGCTGGCCGAGACCTCCACCGACACCATCGTCCGAGGCGATCTGGACGGCGTGCGGCTCTACATCTCCCCTTCGGTGCGCACGCTGCTGGGTTATGAGCCGGAGGAGCTGATCGGGCGCCGGGCGGCGGAGCTGGTCCACCCCGACGACGCCCCGCCCTTCAGCGCCATGATGCGGCGGGTGCGGGCCGGCGACCTGGACATCGGCGTCACCGAGATGCGCCAGCGGCACAAGGACGGTTCGTGGGTGTGGATGGAGGCGTCGGTGCGCCTGACCCACGATCCCTTGTCGGGCGAGGCAAACGGCTATGTCGCCTCCGTCCGCGGGGTGGCGGAGCGCAAGCGGACCGAAGCGCGGCTGGAGCATCTGGCCTCCCACGATCCCCTGACCGGGCTGCCCAACCGCGCCCTGCTGGCCCGGCGCCTGGAAGAAGCCATTGCCGGTGCTCGGGACGGGCGGCAGCCCTTTGCGCTGCTGTGCATGGACCTGGACCGCTTCAAGCCGGTGAACGACACCCACGGCCATCAGGCGGGCGATGCCGTGCTGCGGGAGGTGGCCGCCCGCCTGCGCGCCGTCACCCGGCCCAGCGACACCGTGGCCCGCCTGGGCGGCGACGAATTCGCCGTGATCCACCCCATCAAGGCCAGCCCGGCGGAGGCCGCCGCCGTGGCCGAACGGCTGATCCAGGCGGTGGCCCAGCCGTTCCGGGTGGGGGACGCGCCGGTGTCCATCGGACTCAGCATCGGCATCGTCTGCGCGCCCGTGGGCGGGCTGGACCCCGGCGCGCTGCTGTCGGCGGCGGACCGGGCGCTCTATGACGCCAAGACCGTGGGGCGGAGCACCTATCGTTTCGCCGGATCAAGACAACCTTAA
- a CDS encoding demethoxyubiquinone hydroxylase family protein, with protein sequence MTQSAPRKRGRLPGDPLPDDRLARICRVDHAGEYGAKRIYEGQIAVMGRGRHAQTLRHMADQELEHLQYFEKQLVERQVRPTLLQPLWHVAGFALGAGTALMGERAAMACTVAVEEVIDGHYAGQLAQLGPDEQDLKDSITKFQAEEVQHRDIGLANGAEQAVAYPLLSAAIRAGTKAVIWVAERV encoded by the coding sequence ATGACCCAATCCGCCCCCCGCAAGCGTGGCCGGCTACCCGGCGACCCGCTGCCCGACGACCGTCTGGCCCGCATCTGCCGCGTGGACCATGCCGGCGAATACGGCGCCAAGCGCATCTATGAGGGGCAGATCGCGGTCATGGGCCGCGGCCGCCACGCCCAGACCCTGCGCCACATGGCGGATCAGGAGCTGGAGCACCTGCAGTATTTCGAAAAGCAGCTTGTGGAGCGGCAGGTCCGTCCGACGCTGCTCCAGCCCCTCTGGCACGTGGCGGGCTTTGCGCTGGGCGCCGGCACGGCGCTGATGGGCGAGCGCGCGGCCATGGCCTGCACCGTGGCGGTGGAGGAGGTGATCGACGGCCACTACGCCGGCCAGCTCGCCCAGCTCGGGCCGGACGAGCAGGATCTCAAGGACAGCATCACCAAATTCCAGGCGGAAGAGGTGCAGCACCGCGACATCGGGCTGGCCAACGGGGCGGAGCAGGCGGTGGCCTATCCCCTGCTGTCGGCGGCGATCCGCGCGGGAACCAAGGCCGTGATCTGGGTCGCCGAACGGGTCTGA
- a CDS encoding disulfide bond formation protein B has protein sequence MIPRQLFTDPRLPALLLGAASAGVLAAALIFQFGFGYQPCILCIWQRWPYVAVLIFAIVTVLFRRWQGVGDALLVASGLALLAGAGIAVYHVGVEQHLWAGTASCGSTAPIGTLSVEELRARLMATPITRCDEVQWSLFGVSMAGYNVVISLALAAYALASARAVYTRSAS, from the coding sequence ATGATCCCTCGTCAGCTTTTCACCGATCCCCGCCTGCCCGCCCTGTTGCTGGGGGCGGCCAGCGCCGGGGTTCTTGCCGCAGCACTGATCTTTCAGTTCGGCTTCGGCTATCAGCCCTGCATCCTGTGCATCTGGCAGCGCTGGCCCTATGTGGCCGTGCTGATCTTCGCCATCGTCACCGTGCTGTTCCGCCGCTGGCAAGGGGTGGGCGATGCGCTGCTGGTGGCCAGCGGCCTTGCCCTGCTGGCCGGGGCCGGCATCGCCGTCTACCACGTGGGTGTGGAGCAGCACCTGTGGGCCGGCACGGCCAGTTGCGGCAGCACCGCCCCCATCGGCACCTTGTCGGTGGAGGAGTTGCGCGCCCGCCTGATGGCCACCCCCATCACCCGCTGCGACGAGGTGCAATGGTCGCTGTTCGGTGTGTCCATGGCGGGGTACAACGTCGTCATCTCCCTGGCGCTGGCGGCCTATGCCCTGGCTTCGGCCCGCGCCGTCTATACCCGGAGCGCGTCATGA
- a CDS encoding GcrA family cell cycle regulator — MSWTDERIQRLKDLWAQGLSASEIADALGDISRNAVIGKAHRLGLSGRPSPIKKKPTKGATILSLTERMCKWPVGDPKHQDFHFCGKQALAGLPYCAEHAAIAYQPSNSKKRDDDRSVGVA, encoded by the coding sequence ATGAGTTGGACGGATGAACGGATTCAGCGTCTGAAAGACCTCTGGGCACAAGGTCTGAGCGCCAGCGAAATCGCGGATGCCTTGGGTGACATCAGCCGCAACGCGGTGATCGGCAAGGCGCACCGCCTTGGCCTGTCGGGCCGCCCTTCGCCCATCAAGAAAAAGCCCACCAAGGGGGCGACCATCCTCAGCCTGACCGAGCGCATGTGCAAATGGCCGGTCGGCGATCCCAAGCACCAGGATTTCCATTTCTGCGGCAAGCAGGCCCTGGCCGGCCTGCCCTATTGCGCGGAGCACGCGGCCATTGCGTACCAGCCGAGCAATTCCAAGAAGCGCGACGACGACCGCAGCGTCGGCGTGGCGTAA
- a CDS encoding NADP-dependent isocitrate dehydrogenase codes for MTDADSLAPTPITVADGDGIGPEVMEAVLRVLATAGARLDVDRITVGEASYRQGHVGGLDSAAWESIRRTRVFLKGPVTTPQGQGFKSLNVVARTTLGLYANVRPCVSYHPYVRTRHPRMDVVIIRENEEDLYAGIEHRQTDDVIQSVKLISQPGSERIIRYAFEYARANHRRKVTAFVKDNIMKLTDGLFLRIFQEVAAEYPEIKADHLIVDIGAARLADQPERFDVIVTLNLYGDIVSDIAAQITGSVGLAGSANIGPDCAMFEAIHGSAPMIAGQGIANPSGLMMAAVMMLVHIGQGDVAARVHNAWLRTIEDGVHTVDIFSRGLSRYRVGTQAFADSVIERLGELPVTLPSVGYATGMRPAFDRAIHLSPRGPVRKDLVGVDVFFHWSGGSPADLAAAVLPLTGDGLVLSSISNRSQKVWPEGHAGVFCTDHWRCRFLARGGHTTHGEIVALLGRIAAAGLDFIQTENLCNFDGKSGFSAA; via the coding sequence ATGACGGACGCCGATTCGCTTGCCCCCACCCCCATCACCGTCGCCGACGGCGACGGCATTGGACCCGAGGTCATGGAGGCCGTCCTGCGTGTGCTGGCCACGGCCGGCGCCCGGCTGGACGTGGACCGCATCACCGTGGGCGAGGCGTCCTACCGTCAGGGCCATGTGGGCGGGCTGGATTCGGCGGCGTGGGAATCCATCCGCCGCACCCGCGTGTTCCTGAAGGGGCCGGTGACCACGCCCCAGGGCCAGGGCTTCAAATCCCTCAACGTCGTGGCGCGCACCACGCTGGGGCTGTACGCCAACGTGCGCCCGTGCGTGTCGTACCACCCCTATGTGCGCACCCGCCACCCGCGCATGGATGTGGTCATCATCCGCGAGAACGAAGAGGATCTGTACGCCGGCATCGAGCACCGCCAGACCGACGACGTGATCCAGTCGGTCAAGCTGATCTCCCAGCCCGGTTCCGAACGCATCATCCGCTATGCCTTCGAATACGCCCGCGCCAACCACCGGCGCAAGGTGACGGCGTTCGTCAAAGACAACATCATGAAGCTGACGGACGGGCTGTTCCTGCGCATCTTCCAGGAGGTCGCGGCGGAATACCCGGAGATCAAGGCCGATCACCTGATCGTGGATATCGGTGCCGCCCGGCTGGCCGACCAGCCGGAACGATTCGACGTCATCGTCACGCTCAACCTCTACGGCGACATCGTGTCGGACATCGCCGCCCAGATCACCGGGTCGGTCGGGCTGGCCGGGTCGGCCAACATCGGCCCCGACTGCGCCATGTTCGAGGCCATCCATGGCTCCGCCCCCATGATCGCGGGGCAGGGGATCGCCAACCCCTCGGGCCTGATGATGGCGGCGGTGATGATGCTGGTCCACATCGGACAGGGCGACGTGGCCGCCCGCGTCCACAACGCGTGGCTGCGCACCATCGAGGATGGGGTCCACACGGTGGACATCTTCTCCCGCGGGCTCAGCCGCTACCGCGTGGGCACCCAGGCGTTCGCCGACTCCGTGATCGAGCGGTTGGGGGAACTGCCGGTCACCCTGCCCAGCGTCGGTTATGCCACCGGCATGCGCCCGGCCTTCGACCGTGCCATCCACCTGTCCCCGCGCGGGCCGGTGCGCAAGGATCTGGTGGGGGTGGACGTGTTCTTTCACTGGTCGGGCGGCAGCCCGGCGGATCTGGCGGCCGCCGTCCTGCCCCTGACCGGGGACGGGCTGGTGCTGTCCAGCATTTCCAACCGCAGCCAGAAGGTCTGGCCCGAGGGGCACGCCGGGGTGTTCTGCACCGACCACTGGCGCTGCCGTTTCCTGGCGCGCGGCGGGCACACCACCCATGGGGAGATCGTGGCCCTGCTGGGCCGCATCGCCGCCGCCGGACTGGATTTCATTCAGACCGAAAATTTGTGCAATTTTGACGGAAAATCCGGCTTCTCGGCGGCGTAG
- a CDS encoding STAS domain-containing protein has translation MEFRIQNGVTATEVFLSGKLTMRDHDAFLQMADSAAGSGAGRVVIDLSGIDFIDSAGLGLLLVAHEKARAQHRQGVILRRPQPHILRLLDLGDFRRVMTVEA, from the coding sequence ATGGAGTTCCGCATCCAGAACGGGGTGACCGCGACCGAGGTGTTTCTCAGCGGCAAGCTGACCATGCGCGATCACGACGCCTTTTTGCAGATGGCCGACAGCGCCGCGGGCAGCGGCGCGGGCCGCGTGGTCATCGACCTGTCGGGCATCGATTTCATCGACAGCGCCGGATTGGGGCTGCTGCTGGTGGCCCATGAAAAGGCCAGGGCACAGCACCGGCAGGGCGTGATTTTGCGCCGCCCGCAGCCCCATATCCTGCGGCTTCTCGACCTGGGCGATTTCCGCCGGGTGATGACGGTCGAAGCCTGA
- a CDS encoding polysaccharide biosynthesis/export family protein yields the protein MMFRLAGLSVLGAGLALSGCASQDAPPEPTGLSQMSDYRLGSGDALRVIVFGEEQLSGEFRVDGTGSIAMPLIGEVQARNRTPREVEADIARRLEKGYVREARVNVEVLNHRPFFILGEVRNPGQYAYVNGMTALSAVAMAGGFTYRAKNDYVLVTRGSDPGKNVYKAPITTPVMPDDVVQIPERYF from the coding sequence ATGATGTTCCGATTGGCCGGGCTGTCCGTTTTGGGGGCCGGTCTGGCTCTGTCCGGGTGCGCCAGCCAGGATGCACCGCCCGAACCCACCGGCCTGTCCCAGATGTCCGATTACCGTCTGGGGTCCGGCGATGCCCTGCGCGTCATCGTGTTCGGAGAAGAGCAACTGTCGGGCGAGTTCCGCGTGGATGGGACCGGCTCCATCGCCATGCCGCTGATCGGCGAGGTGCAGGCCCGCAACCGCACCCCCCGCGAGGTGGAGGCCGACATCGCCCGCCGGCTGGAAAAGGGCTATGTCCGTGAGGCCCGCGTGAATGTGGAGGTGCTGAACCACCGTCCCTTCTTCATCCTGGGCGAGGTGCGCAACCCCGGCCAGTACGCGTACGTCAACGGCATGACCGCCCTGTCGGCGGTGGCCATGGCCGGTGGCTTCACCTACCGCGCCAAGAACGACTATGTGCTGGTGACCCGCGGCAGCGACCCCGGCAAGAACGTCTACAAGGCTCCCATCACCACCCCGGTGATGCCCGACGACGTGGTGCAGATCCCCGAACGCTATTTCTGA